The Leishmania donovani BPK282A1 complete genome, chromosome 1 genome contains the following window.
CTGCGGTGATGTCGAGCGGTGACCCCCTGGACCTCGCCAGATGGTGTTGGTTGTCCGGGTTCCTGGACATGGCCgtggcgccgcaccggcggGTGAGCCCcggctgtgcgcgtgtaaCGGCTGACTTGTTCGTAAGTAGATTATGAACAAATTGAGCCATAACAATCTTGTAGAGCCCACCACCAACCACCACCCAGCCAGTCGACCCATCACTGCTACCCCTTCTCCGCCATTGTAACCCGTCGTGCAACGTCCCCGTGACTGGGCGTGTGCCGGTGGGTATCGGCGGCTGGAATGTGCAGTAcacggagaggaggcgatTCGAGGTTCGCAAGGATGCTGAAGCTGCATCATGAcgccatgcacgcacacacgtgctccCACCCCAAAGTCGCGCGAGCTGGATGGCTTGCCCCGTGGCTTGGCGTGGCCGCATCTCGTGTGTCTGGGCGTGAATAGCGGGGCGCTTGCCCGCTACAGTGATGTATGCCTTCgacctctcccccctccccttctcgccTACCgacgccacctccaccaacCACCACGCAAACCTTCGACTCGCGCGCTCATGGAACGCTTCATGGCTCGTCGCAGTCCTACCCACCCCTCACCTCCCTTCAAGCGGGCTGACCATCTACATTCgccgtacacacgcacgcagactGCACTGACTCGCccgccgcaacagcagccatGGACATCCCCTCTCACTGCAGCAGCCtggaggcgacggtgctccAGCTGATGGACGACGCCAacgcgcgccgcgtcgtgcCGGACCCTCGCGCGATGCGCTACCAGCAGATAGGCGACGAGAACGTCGCCCTCGAAGGCACcgagagcgagaagagcaCGCCGATCTACCGCCAGGCGAAGGTGACGGacgcgatgcagcgccgcctaGAAAACGAGTGGTACAACGGGCCCAACTTCGTGCAACGCTTCGAGTCCATGTGCAAGTCGCGTGGCAGCAAGCGCGCGCTGGCCTACCGCCCGATAAGTCGCGTGTCGCATCAGCTGGTGAGGGAGCCGGAGAGCGGGCTGGAGCGGCTGTTTGAGGTGACATTTTACGATGCGACGCAGTACTTGACGTATGATGACGTGTGGACGGTCGTGCAGAACTTTGGCCGCGGCCTGCGCGAGCTCGCACTCACTCCTGACTGCAAGGTCGGCATGTACCTCGAGACGCGCTGGGAGTGGCTGGCGTCGGCGTACGGCGTGTGGTCGCAGAGCATGGTGCTCGCCACGGTGTACGCGAACCTCGGCAAGGAGGCGCTCAGCGAGGCCTTCGCGGAGACGAGTtgcgccgccatcgtgaCAGTGGGCGAGCGTGTGCCGTCGCTCATCGCCATGATGCGGAGCGGTGCGATGCCGCACTGCATCCTGATCTACCTCGACACGCTGCCGGAGGGCATCGATGCGGCAGGCGTGACGCTGAAGGCGTGGGAAGACGTCGTGAAGGACGGGGCTCTCTCGAACTACCCCGTCAACCTGCCGACGAACAACGATGACGTGTCCCTGATCATGTACACGAGCGGCACGACGGGCGGGCCGAAGGGCGTCATGCACACGTACGGGTCGATGACCGCGGGCATCAACGGCATGGGTGGCCGCCTGAACGAGTtgtgcggcggcgttgaGCCCGATGAACGCTACTGCTCCTccctgccgctggcgcacaTCTTCGAGTTCACGGTCACGAACGTCTTCCTtgcgcgcggctgctggaTCGGATTTGgccacacccgcacactGTTGAGCACGTACGCACGTCCACACGGCGACCTCGTCGAGTTCAAGCCAATCTTCTTGATTGGTGTGCCGCGCATCTTCGACTCCTACAAGAAGACGATGGAGGCGAGCCTGGCACAGCGCGGCGCGCTGGAGCGCCAGATCTTCGAGcacgccttcgcctcccgCCTCAAGTACCTCCACGCCGGCATGGAGACGCCGTTCTGGAACGAGGTGGTCTTCGCCCCGCTGCGCGAGATGGTGGGCggccgcgtgcgcagcatgtTCGGAGGCGGTGGCCCGATCAGTGCGCCAACGCAGAACTTCATGAACGTCGTCCTTGGCGGGTTCATCCAGGGCTACGGGCTCACCGAAACCGTCGGCAATGGGCCGAAGCAGCTTGTCGGCGACCTCGAGTCCGCGTGTGTCGGTCGGCTGGAGATGGCCTGCGAGATGAAGCTGGTGGACACGCCAGACTACAAGCACACGGACACACCGGAGCCGCGCGGCGAGGTGTGCCTGCGCGGTCCCATGCTCTTCAAGGGCTATTACAAGAAGGAAAGCGTCACCAAGGCCGCCATCGACGCTGACGGCTGGTTCCACACTGGCGACGttggcgccatcgccgaccGCGGTCGGCTGCGCATCGTCAGCCGCATCAAGTCGCTGGCGAAGAACGCCCTAGGTGAGTACATCCCGATGGAGAACCTGGAGTCCCTGTACGCGCAGGTGAGCCTGTGCGTGCCGaacggcgtgtgcgtcgtTGTCCACGCTGCCAAGTACTACGTCTGTGCCATCGCGTGCACGACGGAGAGCAAGGCGATGGTGttcgcgcggcagcacgacATCCAGTGTGAGTGGCCGGCGATTCTGAAGAACCCCGACTTTCAGAAGGCAGCGACGGAGGCGTTCCGCGAGCTCGCCATAAGCGCGGGCCGTGGCAAGCAGGAGATTGTACGCTACGTCCACGTGGTGGGGGATCAGTGGACGCCGGAGAACGATATGCTGACGGCAGCTGGCAAGCTGAAGCGCCACGCGGTGGCGGAGCGCTACAAGGACCTGATCTGCTCTCTGTACGTTGACTAGCGGAAGCACGAtccacgcagcagcgtcccccccccctcccctctgcaGCTCGCTTGGGGTGCCCTCCTCATCTCTTCCGTGTTGTgtgctctgcgccgctccCACCCGCGTTCTCCTCGTGTCCACGCGTcgggggcgggggggaggggggggcatcTGCGGAtaccgacacacacacacacacacacacacaggtaCAGCGCCGCACCGTGCCGCTCTGCATAtgcttttcgttgttgtttaTTTTGGTTTGTTTTCTCGGCGCTGGGCTCGGAGACGCGTTCCACCAGACGAAGTCgcttttcttctccctcacGGTCCGCCCTTCGTGCGATACATCATCCGCGCGGCCGACTGCGCGCCCGGATCCCCGtgcctgcgaggcggggcAGTGGTGCCGCGGTGTGCATGATGCACCACGTCGAAGGCACGTGGGCATGACATACCCTTTTTGCGttctttcccttcctcttttcgCCCTTGACGAcggggtggggcggcggcgcacagacacacacacacacacacacgcgcccacacctccgtgcgtggGGNNNNNNNNNNNNNNNNNNNNNNNNNNNNNNNNNNNNNNNNNNNNNNNNNNNNNNNNNNNNNNNNNNNNNNNNNNNNNNNNNNNNNNNNNNNNNNNNNNNNNNNNNNNNNNNNNNNNNNNNNNNNNNNNNNNNNNNNNNNNNNNNNNNNNNNNNNNNNNNNNNNNNNNNNNNNNNNNNNNNNNNNNNNNNNNNNNNNNNNNNNNNNNNNNNNNNNNNNNNNNNNNNNNNNNNNNNNNNNNNNNNNNNNNNNNNNNNNNNNNNNNNNNNNNNNNNNNNNNNNNNNNNNNNgggggggggagggggcctgTGAAAGGGTTATTGAGGGCTGGCGTAGAGTCGGCGTTGGCGTGATGGGATGACCTCACGCCTCACGGGTGCGCAACGGGCACCCAGCGAAGACAAGATTTATGAGCTTATCCATCCGTATACTAACCAACACATGTTTCTACGTGTATATGTACTCTatgaggggagggtggagggtggaaagagagagagacaagggCCGGAGCGGTGATGTACAGTGCCTCAGCCCCCTtcaccctcctcttctttttaTCCGAGGCcagctgcctctctcctttcctctgtTGCGgacctctgtgtgtgtgtgtgtgtgtttctaTCTTCTCTCGGACCGCTTATGCGGTGTTCATCGACTTTCTTGCGTTATCGCTGGCGTTCCGCCAGCGCccacatttttttttgttctaAAACCTCCTCCGGTgatgcgcgcacgtgcgtgcgtgggcaTTGCCGTCCTGCTTTCCTGCAtaaagtgtgtgtgtgtgtgtttgtgtgcgtggcagccctcgcgcccctcctctgcccATCATAGACTacgcagaggaggggtgctacgctctctctctttttgtctAAGTTTTGGCTTTCCGCTGTTTTCTGGCCGCCCCGCCGCCCCTTTATTGTGATGCACATCATGCAGCTgtggctgtggtggtggtgacggtgacggtggcggtggcgagcgccaatcacggcagcggtgtgaTGCGCACGAGACATTCTTCATGCCTTTTCGCGCTGTCTCTTtcggcggcacgcgcctCGCCGATCTCTCGTCGGACTttgcgttgttgttgttaGCGCACAGATCAGCCACTGTCCGTGTTGTGGTGGCGCCTCCATGGGGCCTGCGCAAGCCGTCCCGCTCGCCCGCCTGCTTGCTTTTCGGTAGATCATGGTGTTGCTTAGTAAGCACAACCCTTTCCGCGCCCgtgtacatatatatatgggggagggggggtcgGGCGGGCATGATTGGTGAGGCCCTCTGCACGCATACCTGTGCCTGATGCGGCCTGCCTGCTtgcctgctctctctctctctcaggCGCGCGCccgcttttttcttttcggtgCGGCTGTCGTAATGAGGCGGGTGGGGCGCCGCTCAGGTGCGTTTTTGGCGGCTGGTCGTGGCAGCCGCGGGCAGTAGCTAACGCGCTGAGGCACGCAAAACCCGCGCGACGCCGTCCATCCATCCACCACACGAAACTGAAGCAAAGGCGCTCAAAATCGAACGggtgaagggggagaagggcgcAGACAGCCAGGCGCCAGTGGGCGCTGCAGGGCAATGATGGAGAAGCAGAGGAGAGCGGTGGAGGTGACGCGAcaggaaggagggaaaggaagGGGCACACAACACGCCTCCgctcggcgtcgctgcaccACGCCCTGGCGCTCCGCTCGACTCgccgcgcccctcccccacccctctcctcccgcgCCAGTGCATCGCCTCGacaagagaggagggggagggggggggggcgggacATCGTTGGACAACGGAGGCAAAAATGAAGCATGCGCGGCGTTCATTGGCAAGGGGTGTCGTGCGGAGGCTGACGGATGCTGgcccgtgtgcgcgtgtctcgtggtggcagtggcaaGCGTGATTGCTGCTGAGCGGAAGGGGTGGCAAAATGcgccttcccccccccccgggtGAGCCGCGGCACGTGATGGCGGACCACGTAGGGACCTGTGAGCCTCCTCGATGGTGCTGCCACAAGTGCGTTGGTGGCGCATACGTGGCCCAGACAAGCTgcacagcaccacctcctgctTCGACAGCAAGCACCCTCCTCTCGAGCCACAGACGCACATGCGTGCTTGACGGGTGCTCTGCCCTCCTCtgttgccgttgctgcggtTCATCGCGTTCGGGTATTCATCTCtctccgcctgcgcctgcctTCCCACCTCCACTCCTACCCTCAGCACATGATAACGCTTGGATTGCCCATTCGGGCAACACCGAagccccttccctcccccccccacgccACACAACGATATCCGTATCGCGTATACTGAGCATCATTGCTGCCACAaccgccatcaccgtcaCGACGGCGCCTGCTCTCCGTTGCCTCGCGCCCGCTTCCCAAAAAGCCAGTCCGCTGCACCTCTCACATCAGCGATCACCGCTGTCGCTCGCGCACCTGCGTTGAGCTGATTCTCATGCTCCCTCTTCTGCTGCCATgcttggggagggggaggtcaCGGGCGTTGGCCGCTGAacatcgtcgccgtcatgGTCTACGTGAAGTAAGCTGCTTGTCCTCCGAGCACACGTAGCGAGCATAGACCCATTCAACAGCTGAAGGGCCGAAGGGcgtcacgcacacgtacggCTCGATGAGCACGGTCGGCTGCGCATCGTCAGCCGCATCAAGTCGCTGGCGAAGAACGCCCTAGGTGAGTACATCCCGATGGAGAACCTGGAGTCCCTGTACGCGCAGGTGAGCCTGTGCGTGCCGaacggcgtgtgcgtcgtTGTCCACGCTGCCAAGTACTACGTCTGTGCCATCGCGTGCACGACGGAGAGCAAGGCGATGGTGttcgcgcggcagcacgacATCCAGTGTGAGTGGCCGCCATGCCAAAAGTGGTATGCGGCGCGTCGGGTGATCACTGGACGACGGAGGAGCGAGATCGTCTACGACGGCTAAACAAGCGAAGGGAAGGGTGCTGCTCACCGTGTGGTTGTACGGCATGCGAAGCAGAACAGACCGAGAGAGAACAAGGGCGGTGGGGGGTatggggaggggaaagagggggcTGACGGCGATGTGGGCCGGCACGACGAGGCTCATTATGATCCGTGGCGATGTCTCCGCCGGCCCCCGCCCCGCTCGAAGACCACACCACACTGCGGCAACGACCTCATgtccttcttcctccctcccccccccacctctcttTGTTGTTTGCAGCCGCAGAAGCCAGCTGGGAGCGGCCAAGGTGAAGGGGTCGGCGTTGGCTCGCGTGCGGCGGTCTTACAGGAAGCTCTACCgaaagcagcagccgcagtcgcGGTTGTTAGCTGTGGTGActgtccccctcctccaccccctaCCTGGGCACTTCCTGTTGCTCGTCCATTCCACCAGGAATGGACGGCGGATGTGAGCGCCTTCGCCTggacacacatacacacagagcgAGCGCGGCGTCATCAGCCgcgctctctccgtctccatCCAAGGAGTCGGGATGCGCGTGCATGGGCCGATATGCCACCGCATACTTCATCACGTCCTCGTCCCTCTGGCCATCATCGCTTGGCCGTGACTCACATGCTCTCTtccccgccccccctcctccatccctccctctctctcctcgtccgTTACACGCATCAaacatgcgcgcgcacgacgctgctgcacaacacagaaagcagcaacacccctccccctcatccttcctccctccctccatcgcCTCAAAAACCAAACGCAGAACACGCACGCCGATACACCCCGCGTGAGTCGCTGAAGCGtcatcctccccctccccctccaacCACTCGCTCCCTCACGAGCGATCGACGTCGATACGCCCACACACGATCAACCCCTTACTCGCGGCGatgggcgcgtgcgtggtCTCTGTGATGGCGAAGCGCAACGCGGCGCAGGTGATGCCCGACCCGCGCGCCGAGGAGCTCGAGCGCCGGCGTGCCGAGTGCGGCGGCAACTtcgtgcagcgcgtgccCGGCACGGAGAGCGAGCACGCCTCGGCCATCTACCGCATCGCCGGAGTGACAGCGGAGCAGCACGAAGCCATcctcgcggcggccgcggcgaagCCCACCTTTTACACAACGCTGATGCGCCACTGCGCGGAGCGCACGGACCAGCGCGTGCTTGGCTACCGTCCCGTGAAGTGCGTCACAAAGGAaccagcgccgtcgacgtcacgcggcagcacgagcgaaccggcgaagaaggagcgGCTCATGAGCATCACGCACTTCGACGAGGTGGTGTACGTCACCTACTCGGAAATGGAGGAGCGCATCTTCCACTTCGGCGCCGGCCTGGCCGCCCTCGGCGTCACCGCCAACGGAAACGTTTCAATCTACCTCGACACGTGCGTCGAGTGGCTGATCGGCATCTACGGCATCTggtcctgcagcgccgtcgccgccaccgtctaCGCAAACCTCGGCGAGGCGGCCCTGGCGCACGCGTTGCACGAGACGGAGAGCCAGGCGATTCTGTGCGGGTCGGCGAATGTGGCGAATGTGCTGAAGCTGATGAAGAACGGGGTCATGCCGCAGGTGCCGATCATCTACGTCGGCACCCTGCCGGCTTCGCTCGACACGCACGGCGTGCAGGTGGTGAGCTTCAAGCAAGTGGAGATgatcggcgcggcgcacctcgAGGGTGGCGCGGCGAAGGGCACGGGGCCGTtgaacgacgacgacctGGCATTGATCATGTACACGAGCGGCACGACCGGTGACCCGAAGGGCGtcatgcacacgcaccgcaCGTTGGCTGCTGGCCTGCACACCCTCGAGCCGCGCGTGGTCGACCTGCTCGGCCAGCCGCACTCCGACGACGTGTACCTCTCCTACCTGCCCATGGCGCACATCATGGAGTTCACCATCACAAACCTATTCATCTTCCGCGGCGCCTTTATCGGCTTCggcacgccgcgcacgcTGACGGACACCACGGCGCGGCCGCACGGCGACCTGCTTACGTTCAACCCGTCCATGCTCGCTGGCGTGCCGCGCATCTTCGACACGCTCAAGAAGGCCGTCgaggcgaagctgccgccggtgggCACGCTCAAGCGACAGGTGTTCGACCACGCCTACCAGAGccggctggcggcgctgaagaaggGCAAGGACACGCCGTACTGGAACGAGAAGGTGttcgcggcgccgcgtgccGTGCTCGGCAACCGCCTACGGATCAtgctcagcggcggcggcccgcTGTCCGCCGCGACGCATGAATTTGTGAACGTCGTCTTTGGCCGCGTGGTGATTGGCTACGGGCTCACGGAGACTATCTGCGTCGGGGCGATTCAGATCCCCGGCGACACGGAGACGAACGTGACGGGCTTGATGGAGCCCGGCCAGGAGATCAAGCTGCTCGACATTGACGAGTACAAGCACACGGACACGCCCGAGCCGCGCGGCGAGATGCTGTCTCGCGGGCCGTACCTGTTCAAGGGCTACTACAAGCAGCCGGAGCTGACGCGCGAGGTGCTGGACGAGGATGGCTGGTTCCACACCGGCGACGTTGGCAGCTTTACCGCTGACGGCAAGATGCGCATAGTGGGGCGCGTcaaggcgctggcgaagaaCTGCCTGGGCGAGTACAtcgcgctggaggcgctggaggcggtcTACTCTGGCAACGAACTGCTGCAGCCGAACGGCGTGTGCGTCCTCGTGCACCCAGACAAGCCGTACATCACAGCTCTTGCGCTGACGGACGAGGCGCGTGCAACGAGCTTCGCGGCGAAGCACGGTATCGAGGGCACGTACCCGGCCCTGCTGAAGGACCAGCGCTTCCAGCAGGCGGCCGCGATTTCGATGGCCGACACGGCACGCGCCTCGAACCGCGCGTCCTTCGAGTGCGTGAAGCGGGTGCGCGTCATCGACGACGAGTGGACTCCGGAGAACGAAATCTTGACGGCTGCCCAGAAGCTGAAGCGCCGCGTCATCGATGCGCAGTACGCACAGACGATCGCAGAGCTCTTCACGGATGATTAGCTGCGTCGACGTGTTTgtttgtctgtctgtctgtgtgtctgtgtgtgtgtgtgtgtgtgtgcctcagGGACTAAGTGTGACggagacgaagagagggagaaccGATAACGCGAGCACAACACGCCATCCAGCGGTGCAACGGGCCGCCGTGTCCGTGGTGCATCCGATCCGCCGAGTTCCGCAGTGTTACATGCGGGGGTAGTGTCTCTCTCGGTTCTCGttctctctgcccccccccccagccgccctcctcccacccgcaacacatacatacaccGCGgacctctttcttttccttaTTGACCCCCCCCCATGCCCTTGACGCGGTTGCATGCAGGCATGTATATaatatgtatatatgtatacataaTAATATAAATCACATGGTCGTATCCCTCGTACGCACATGTAcacatatgtatatatatatatatatatagatggGGGTATATGCGCTCTATATGcaatatatatgtatgtgtgtgcgtacgaGGGATAGAGAACGATATATTTACTATTATCTTCCACTAGGTTTTGGCTGTCGCTTGTCAGTGCAGGAGGAGCCGTGAATGAAACACGTTTTGCACCACggctgtctctctgtctcgcacacacgcacacaaactcTCTCTCGATCTCTTCACTAGCTTGTTcgtttattttttttttgttttttttggggggggggttctTCACAGTTACGCGctcctgtgtgcgtgtgatcACTCTCACACACCGATCGTGTATTCTGTGGTGTCTTTACTATGAAACGACTGCTGATGTTGTGTGGATGCGTTGTAGCCGGGGGTATAtccctcgctctcgctttctctttttcgttgttgttctACCTTTCTGTGTCATGTATGTATGCACGTGTTTCCCCTTAGCCTCTGAGCACGTCTCCCTTGTTgctgttttgttgttgtgctcGATGACGCCTGTGCGTTGGTGTGCATCTGTCAGCTGTCCCCTTCcgttgcggctgctgctggtatATCGCCTTCGCACTTGGCGTCCCGGCCTTTTctcgtttctcttttttttttagttgCGCTCGTgacgcccctccccccccctcccccaccccacactGCTCGACTCTTCTTCTTTGTCCatcggcacacgcacacgcacacacacgtggaTGCGTTCTCCGTGCCGgttgcgtgcgcgcgcacctctgcgcacacacgcaactgaagagagaaggtggggaagagagagagtggcgTGAAGTACAAGAGAGCATTATAAagacccacacacacgcgcgcgcacatcagACATCAGAATAGATGAAGCAAATTCACAAGCAGCGGCGTTCGCGAGCGCGAACCTGTCGCCCTGCCCTCCCTTCCAGCTGTTCCTGCGCTCGCCTTCCTTCCttcgttttccttcttcTTGTGCACCCATGGAAGGCCTGGCCAGCATCAGTGTCAGCGTCGTCACGCCAGCACTGTCTCctcggtgcgtgtgtcttctcATCTCTGCCCGGCCACCCCCTCCATGGCGCCGTTGCCTATTCCGCTCCTGTCCTCGTTGAGCACGCAGATCCAGGACAAGTCTTCGTGGTGCGCCTCAGAATGGCACGATGGCTTGTCGtaaaaggagagaggaagaaagagagagagacacgaccagcgccaccgcccaccccacccccggtGGTTCACCCCGTTGCGCCTCCGAATCCCCACGGGGTGGTGAGGCGAGAAGTCAGGGGTCgggcacgcgctgcaggccCTTGTACGGACTGGGCAAGTGGCCGCCATCGGTGAAAACGCGTCATGCTCGTCTCCTGAGGGCCCAGGGACAGGGCCGCGATGTGCGCGTTCTCGTGATCCAGcagcccaccccctccttgccTGCATGGCCTCTGGCGTCTATCCTGTCCTCTGCTCGCAcagcgtggcagctgcaacgcacacgcacgcccctctcgctccctgcaccctctctctcccccctctctttctgcagaCGATGCGCCAGCTCAACGGAACGAGTGTTTTAGGCTCATCGCTTCACCAGTCACCACCCCGACAGAGACCGCCACCGTTGTCAAGCGTGTTGGGTGCACCGAgtccggcagcaggcgagTTCAGACGCCGCCTTACACTACGTGAGAGGTGAAGGGCGGActaggcagcagaggcactaGCGGGCCGAAGAAGATCCTGGCAggccctctccgcgccgaggggcagcaccagccgcgAGAACCCTCAAAGAGCTCTGAAGGCAGGGCTGCCCGTCGAGTGGTCCGGTGATCGGCCGTACAAGAGACGATAGTGAGCTGCTCACAGGGGTGGAAGCTTGCCACGCGGGAAG
Protein-coding sequences here:
- a CDS encoding fatty acyl CoA synthetase 2, putative yields the protein MDIPSHCSSLEATVLQLMDDANARRVVPDPRAMRYQQIGDENVALEGTESEKSTPIYRQAKVTDAMQRRLENEWYNGPNFVQRFESMCKSRGSKRALAYRPISRVSHQLVREPESGLERLFEVTFYDATQYLTYDDVWTVVQNFGRGLRELALTPDCKVGMYLETRWEWLASAYGVWSQSMVLATVYANLGKEALSEAFAETSCAAIVTVGERVPSLIAMMRSGAMPHCILIYLDTLPEGIDAAGVTLKAWEDVVKDGALSNYPVNLPTNNDDVSLIMYTSGTTGGPKGVMHTYGSMTAGINGMGGRLNELCGGVEPDERYCSSLPLAHIFEFTVTNVFLARGCWIGFGHTRTLLSTYARPHGDLVEFKPIFLIGVPRIFDSYKKTMEASLAQRGALERQIFEHAFASRLKYLHAGMETPFWNEVVFAPLREMVGGRVRSMFGGGGPISAPTQNFMNVVLGGFIQGYGLTETVGNGPKQLVGDLESACVGRLEMACEMKLVDTPDYKHTDTPEPRGEVCLRGPMLFKGYYKKESVTKAAIDADGWFHTGDVGAIADRGRLRIVSRIKSLAKNALGEYIPMENLESLYAQVSLCVPNGVCVVVHAAKYYVCAIACTTESKAMVFARQHDIQCEWPAILKNPDFQKAATEAFRELAISAGRGKQEIVRYVHVVGDQWTPENDMLTAAGKLKRHAVAERYKDLICSLYVD
- a CDS encoding long chain fatty acid CoA ligase, putative, yielding MGACVVSVMAKRNAAQVMPDPRAEELERRRAECGGNFVQRVPGTESEHASAIYRIAGVTAEQHEAILAAAAAKPTFYTTLMRHCAERTDQRVLGYRPVKCVTKEPAPSTSRGSTSEPAKKERLMSITHFDEVVYVTYSEMEERIFHFGAGLAALGVTANGNVSIYLDTCVEWLIGIYGIWSCSAVAATVYANLGEAALAHALHETESQAILCGSANVANVLKLMKNGVMPQVPIIYVGTLPASLDTHGVQVVSFKQVEMIGAAHLEGGAAKGTGPLNDDDLALIMYTSGTTGDPKGVMHTHRTLAAGLHTLEPRVVDLLGQPHSDDVYLSYLPMAHIMEFTITNLFIFRGAFIGFGTPRTLTDTTARPHGDLLTFNPSMLAGVPRIFDTLKKAVEAKLPPVGTLKRQVFDHAYQSRLAALKKGKDTPYWNEKVFAAPRAVLGNRLRIMLSGGGPLSAATHEFVNVVFGRVVIGYGLTETICVGAIQIPGDTETNVTGLMEPGQEIKLLDIDEYKHTDTPEPRGEMLSRGPYLFKGYYKQPELTREVLDEDGWFHTGDVGSFTADGKMRIVGRVKALAKNCLGEYIALEALEAVYSGNELLQPNGVCVLVHPDKPYITALALTDEARATSFAAKHGIEGTYPALLKDQRFQQAAAISMADTARASNRASFECVKRVRVIDDEWTPENEILTAAQKLKRRVIDAQYAQTIAELFTDD
- a CDS encoding fatty acyl CoA synthetase 2, putative translates to MENLESLYAQVSLCVPNGVCVVVHAAKYYVCAIACTTESKAMVFARQHDIQCEWPPCQKWYAARRVITGRRRSEIVYDG